CGAAGGGGATGTTGCCTATGATGTGAATTTCACATGTAAGCTGTTGTTCGTTCCATCCTACGATCCTGCTCGACGGTACTCACCCTCCTTAAGGTCGTTGAGAGACACAACCACCGGTTGTGCGATCTGAACCATGGTGTTTATCTGAGTTGTAGAGGTTTAAAGGTAGCAACGAATGAAACAAGAAGGAATCCAGCCAGATCGTAGGCTCATCGACAAGCTTCCGCGATACCACCTGCCGGGTCGGTACCTAAAAGGTGGGGGAGGGGCACAGATAGCCCCTTATGTAATCACAACGTTCAAACGTCCCTCGAACTCTACTCATCACCATTCCCAGACTTCGAAAGGTCAAGCACGCACCCAAGATTGGCCAAAAAGAAAGCCTACCGGTTATCGCCGAAAACCGCATCAAGATAACGCAACTTTCACCTTCCTCATCGAGTCCTGCGAGCGGAGGGGGAGACACGAAACACGAGCGATACAACGCGATGGTCAAGCCCCTGTCTTTCAAGGGCGACAAGAAGCCCAAGAAGAGAAAGCGCGCAGAAGCCGAGGCCCAGGACCGCGACGCGCAGGGCGGGGAGGTTGCCCGCACCGGCGGAGCTTCCGCATCGACGGCGAACGcggacgatgacgacgataGCTGGGTGTCTGCCGATGCCGTGACGGATGTTGTCGGACCCGTCATGTTCGTCTTGCCGACGGAGCCCCCTACTGCTTTGGCGTGCGATGCCGTAGGCAAGATATTTACGCTTGGGATCGAGAATATCGTCGATGGCAACCCGTCTACGGCTGAGCCGCACGACGTGCGGCAGGTGTGGGTTGCGAACAGGATCACAGGGACGGAGCAGTTCAGGTTCAAGGGCCATCACGGACAGTAAGAATAATTTGCAGAAGGCTGTCGACGGGAGCCATGTATTAACGAGCCACAGATATCTGGGATGCGACAAGAACGGCGTGCTGTCAGCGACATCGGCGGCCGTCTCACCATTAGAGTCTTTCAACATCATCGCAACGGCGGATACCCCTGGCACATTCCAAGTCCAGACATTACGCGATACCTTCCTCTCTGTCAAGCCGCCGAAACCCAATGTTACCACCTCGGACGTCAGAGGCGACGAAGAGTCCATCACATTCAACACCACATGGCGTATCAGGATGCAAGCGAGGTTCAAGCCGCGGCTCAAAGCGAACAAGGAAGAAAAGGCAAAGGAAAAGATTAGTCGCAAGGAGCTTGAACAAGCGGTAGGGCGCAGACTCGAGGACGACGAAGTCAGGAAGTTGAAGAGGGCGAGAAGGGAGGGCGATTACCACGAGCAGTTATTAATGTTGAAGGTTAAGGGAAAGCACGACAAGTACGGCTAACTCGGGGGATGACTTTCTTTGGCAACACGAAAAGGGGGGGGACCATGATACCCAAACGCAATGAGCAGCATAGCCGTAAAACAATTCACTTTCGTTCTCAAGTTCTATTTTTCTTTACTTTTGCTTTCTTCGATCCCTGACCTACGTGGGCCTCCAAGCCTTGATATTACCGTCTTCTCCAGCAGTGAAGACAACCTGTTCGTCATCGTAGAAGCAGAACGAGCGTACAATCTCCCCGCCGTGCCCCCCCGGCAGACCGACGCTGTTCGCCCTGTCGAAGCCCCAGCTGCCTTCGGCGGTACGGGACAGGTGTACCAACTCAAAGACTTGGCGGCTGATTCACTTATTAGCTACGCTGCCAAACATTGGGAGCAATTCGTCAACAAGACTTACTCTTGTGAGCCTGCACCGACGATAGCACCGCTTCCGTCAACCTTTGTCGTCATGTTGGCAATGTACTGGCAGCCCAGTGTCTCTCTTGCGTCGCCAAAGTCTACCAGAGCCGCGCCAGAGCCGCAATCCTCCGCGACGCTGTACACGGCCAGCTTCTCGTCGTGAGTCAGCACATAGACCTCGGTATTGCTGAGGAAGGAGGCGTGGTGGACAGAGCCCTGGTTCAACGTCTGGACAACGACCTCATCTTCGTCCGAAATTCGTGTGTCATAGACGTTGACGAGGCCATCGGTCGATCCCGAGAGGAGGATATGAGATTCTGAAGGGTGGAAGCGGAGTTCTGTGACGTCGTCACTGTGGACTTCATCGTACTGGAGCCTCTGCTTCGGGCCGGCTCTGATATCCCTATGGATGTGTCAGGAGTTCTGTGTAATCGGGCGGGGGTGGGTAGTCGTGATCCAAGGAAGGCTTACCAGAGTAGCACGGAAGCGGTGTGGTTCTGGAACTCTGTGCCTAGTGCTATTGTGTTGCTCCTAGGGTCGCAAGCCATAGACAAGATAGGCGACTGAGTAGCTGAACGTTGTGTTAGTGAGATTCGTTAGATATTTCAGAGCGAGAAAACATACCCGCAAAATGAGCGACCTGCGGCTTTGACGCTTCCCTCATATCCCAGACTGAGACTTCCCCATTTTCTCCCGCCGTGCAAACGATAGAGTTTTGCCAGTCAAAAGTCCTAAGGCATGT
The DNA window shown above is from Colletotrichum lupini chromosome 7, complete sequence and carries:
- a CDS encoding WD domain-containing protein, which translates into the protein MYNLSCVDGHRFGDVYVLDIQRLNAGLSAISSDQKLSLFDPARVGQGPIKSYQTNHGNLTCLRTFDWQNSIVCTAGENGEVSVWDMREASKPQVAHFAATQSPILSMACDPRSNTIALGTEFQNHTASVLLWDIRAGPKQRLQYDEVHSDDVTELRFHPSESHILLSGSTDGLVNVYDTRISDEDEVVVQTLNQGSVHHASFLSNTEVYVLTHDEKLAVYSVAEDCGSGAALVDFGDARETLGCQYIANMTTKVDGSGAIVGAGSQDRQVFELVHLSRTAEGSWGFDRANSVGLPGGHGGEIVRSFCFYDDEQVVFTAGEDGNIKAWRPT